One Chlorobaculum limnaeum genomic window carries:
- a CDS encoding DUF58 domain-containing protein — protein sequence MSRCPEDSRAVSGVSEAPDPRELSAMVRKLEIRSRRLVNELFSGEYHSSFKGRGIEFSQVREYQYGDDVRTVDWNTSAHKNDLYVKMFTEERERILMLVLDGSGSMLFGSGRLKKELAAEVSAILAFSAVQNNDMVGLLVFTDKVETYIPPRKGRAHALVILNEIFSLRQCGRKTDIDAALSFIRRTQKRKAIIFLLTDLLGSEYERGMKLLNIRHDFVLIHIGDPLDREFPRAGLLDLVDPETGERMTIDAGSRAFLARYATERQREREAVQRQLSRMKVDAVFLDTGKSIIGGLNAFFRHRERRV from the coding sequence ATGTCCAGGTGCCCTGAAGATTCTCGCGCCGTCAGCGGCGTGTCGGAGGCGCCCGATCCCAGAGAGCTGTCGGCGATGGTGCGCAAGCTCGAAATCCGGTCGAGGCGGCTGGTCAACGAGCTGTTCAGCGGCGAGTACCACTCCTCCTTCAAGGGCCGCGGCATCGAGTTCAGCCAGGTGCGCGAGTACCAGTACGGTGACGATGTGCGCACTGTCGACTGGAACACCTCGGCGCACAAGAACGACCTCTACGTCAAGATGTTCACCGAGGAGCGCGAGCGCATCCTGATGCTGGTGCTCGATGGCTCCGGCTCCATGCTCTTTGGCAGCGGACGGCTGAAAAAGGAGCTGGCCGCCGAGGTCTCGGCGATTCTGGCCTTCAGCGCCGTGCAGAACAACGACATGGTGGGGCTGCTCGTCTTCACCGACAAGGTCGAGACCTACATTCCGCCCCGCAAAGGCCGCGCCCACGCGCTGGTGATCCTGAACGAAATCTTCTCGCTTCGGCAGTGCGGGCGCAAAACCGACATCGACGCGGCGCTCTCCTTCATCCGCCGCACGCAGAAGCGCAAGGCGATCATCTTTCTGCTCACCGACCTGCTCGGTTCGGAGTATGAGCGGGGCATGAAGCTGCTCAACATCCGCCACGACTTCGTGCTCATCCACATCGGCGACCCGCTCGACCGCGAGTTTCCCAGGGCGGGCCTGCTCGATCTGGTCGATCCGGAGACGGGCGAGCGCATGACGATCGATGCCGGGAGTCGCGCCTTCCTCGCCCGCTACGCCACGGAGCGGCAGCGCGAGCGCGAAGCGGTGCAGCGGCAACTGAGCCGCATGAAGGTCGATGCGGTCTTTCTCGATACCGGCAAGTCGATCATCGGCGGCCTGAACGCATTTTTCCGCCACCGTGAGCGCCGGGTGTAA
- a CDS encoding AAA family ATPase, whose amino-acid sequence MKQETELETLGRQIAEESAFIDRAREVLATTIIGQSGVIDKVFIALLANGHLLLEGVPGLAKTLIVRTFAASMNLSFHRIQFTPDMLPADLIGTMIYNPKTMEFHPRRGPVFANVILADEINRSPAKVQSALLEAMQEKQVTIGDVTYPLGEPFMVLATQNPVEHEGTYMLPEAQLDRFMMKIIVEYPTFEEELEVMQRASAVQAPVEVSAVVQPEEVFRARGLVDRIYVDQRVQRYIVDLVTATRSPERYGLGALSTMIEYGASPRASIFLLLASKAHAFLQRRAYATPEDVKSIVYEVLRHRARPSYEAEAENMKAEDFIRNILEHVQVP is encoded by the coding sequence ATGAAACAGGAAACGGAACTTGAAACCCTCGGTCGGCAGATCGCCGAGGAGTCGGCATTCATCGACCGGGCGCGGGAGGTGCTGGCTACGACCATCATCGGCCAGAGCGGGGTCATCGACAAAGTGTTCATCGCGCTGCTCGCCAATGGCCACCTCCTGCTCGAAGGAGTGCCGGGCCTCGCCAAGACGCTCATCGTGCGCACCTTCGCGGCGTCGATGAACCTCTCGTTCCACCGCATCCAGTTCACACCCGACATGTTGCCCGCCGACCTGATCGGCACGATGATCTACAATCCGAAAACGATGGAGTTTCATCCGCGCAGGGGGCCGGTGTTCGCCAACGTGATCCTTGCCGACGAGATCAACCGCTCGCCCGCCAAGGTGCAGTCCGCGCTGCTCGAAGCGATGCAGGAGAAGCAAGTCACGATTGGCGATGTGACCTATCCGCTTGGCGAGCCGTTCATGGTGCTGGCCACGCAGAACCCCGTCGAGCACGAGGGAACTTACATGCTGCCGGAAGCGCAGCTCGACCGTTTCATGATGAAGATCATCGTCGAGTACCCGACCTTCGAGGAGGAGCTCGAAGTGATGCAGCGGGCGTCGGCGGTGCAGGCGCCCGTCGAGGTCTCGGCGGTCGTTCAGCCTGAAGAGGTGTTCCGGGCGCGAGGGCTGGTGGATCGCATCTACGTTGACCAGCGGGTGCAGCGCTACATCGTCGATCTGGTCACGGCCACCCGCTCGCCGGAGCGTTACGGCCTTGGCGCTCTTTCGACGATGATCGAGTATGGCGCATCGCCCCGCGCATCGATCTTTCTCCTGCTGGCCTCCAAGGCCCACGCCTTTTTGCAGCGCCGCGCCTATGCCACGCCGGAGGATGTCAAGAGCATCGTGTACGAGGTCTTGCGCCACCGCGCCAGGCCGAGTTACGAGGCGGAGGCCGAAAACATGAAGGCCGAGGATTTCATCCGAAACATTCTCGAACATGTCCAGGTGCCCTGA